The DNA segment AACTCCGGTTAGATTCCGGATGCAAAAGGAAGTAGAAGCATGGCGAAGACAGCATTAGTAGCGGACAGCGGAACCGAAAACAAACCGAATCCGCTGGTGCATCACACCACGAACAGCTATGAGCGCGCTCGTAGCTTTCTGAGTGACGTGCGCAACGAGATGCGCAAGGTAGTAACGCCCTCGCGCAAAGAAGTGCAGGCGACCACGACGGTTGTGTTGGTCACGGTTTTTGTCTTCTCCTTCTATTTCTGGATAGTGGATGGCATTTTTTCCAACGGAGTGAAGCTGCTGTTGAGCAAGCTCGCTGGACAGTAGTACGTCGCGCAAAAGAGACGCGAGAGAGATCAGGAATGACAGACGAACTGGAGCAGGAACCCGGACAGGAAGCAGTTGCAGAGCAGCCCGTCGAGGCGCCACGGAACGAAAACTTCAAGTGGTATATTCTGCACGCGTATTCGGGCTTTGAGCGCAAGGTCAAGGAATCCTTGGAGAGCCGCATTCAGGCGTTTGGCCTGGAGAGCAAGTTTGGCCGCATCATGATTCCGACCGAGCCGGTTACGGAGACGGTCAACGGCAAAAAGCGCACGATTGAGCGGGTATTCCTGCCTGGCTACGTGCTGATCGAGATGGAGCTGGATAACCAGATCTGGCACATCATCAAGGAAACGCCGCGAGTTACAGGCTTCCTTGGAACAGGCGACAAGCCGGTCGCGTTGAGCGAAGAAGAGATTAGTTCGCTGCTCAATCGTACCGATGAGGGCAAAGAGAAGCCCCGGCAGAAGATCAGGTTTGAGAAGAATGAGTCCGTCCGGATTACCGATGGACCGTTTGCCAACTTCAATGGCATCGTGGATGAGATTAACGAAGATCGCGAAACCCTCAAGGTGATGGTTACAATCTTCGGTCGCTCCACACCGGTTGAGCTTGAGTTCGGCAAAGTCGAAAAGATTGAGTAATGCAGCTTCCAGCTACTAGCTTCCAGCTTCTAGCCGGGTTGCCCTCCTAGCGGGTCCCGGTTGTGAGCGAATGCGGCGGCGGCATCACCAAAATATGAACAAGGAAACATCCAGCTAGTAGCTGAAAGCTAGGAGCTAGTAGCTGGGTTCCAAAGGAACCCACATGGCACCCCCGAAGAAGATCACAGGATACGTCAAGCTTCAGATTGAAGCCGGCAAAGCAACCCCGGCACCTCCAGTCGGCCCCGCGCTCGGTCAGGCGCAGGTCAACATCATGGAGTTCTGCAAGCAGTTCAACGCTCGCACCCAGACCAAGGAGATGGCCGGTCTGACCATCCCCGTGGTGATCAGCGTTTATGCCGATCGCACCTTTACCTTCGTCACCAAGACGCCTCCGGCATCGAATCTGCTGCTCCGCGCTGCAGGTATCCCCAAGGGCGCCGCTGTTCCGAACAAGGACAAGGTGGGCAAGGTAACTGAGAAGCAGGTCCGCGAGATCGCCGAAACCAAGATGCCCGATCTGAATGCAGCTTCCGTCGAAGCGGCAATCAAGAGCATCAAGGGAACAGCTCGTTCGATGGGTATCGAGGTCGTTGCCTAGATTTGTTGTTTGTCTTACCGTTGTGTCAGCAAAGCCCTCCCAATTGGGAGGGCTTTGCTGCATCTGGCCGCCCTTTTTCAGGCGCGCCAGCCACATCCGTCAGAAGCTGCATCACCAGTAATGGCTCAGGCGATAACGACCCCGCCGCCTCCGAATCCACCGCTAAAGCCGACGCACCGCGCAATGCAGCCCATGTATTGCAGGCTGCACGGCACGCAGCAAAGACAGCCGTACCAGTGATCTTCGCAGCTATTTTCGTCGTAGCACTGCTGGTATTCATCGGCGCATCGGCTAACGCAGGTTCCCCCGCCCGAGTCGCCATTTCCGTTGTCGAGATAGACCGAAATGTTCCCGAGCTGTGCCGCCAGAGTGGCCCAGGATATCTCCTGCGCGAAGTGGGCAATCTCCTCATCTTCCCAATCGGAGGCCTTAAGTCCTCTCTCAATCAGGGCGGAGACGCCTTCAATATAGCGCCGGGAAAACTTGTCGAGCTTTTCCACTTGCGAGCTATCCGGCAGCGAGGCGATAGCCTTTCTAGCCGAGTTGCGAACGGATGACAGGAAAGCTCTGCGGCCATCCGACTCAAAATTACCAGACACGCCAGAATGCTCCGGGTGTTCGTTGGATTTGCGTTTTTTCCCTTTTTCACAATCACACATGATGAATTCCTTTCTTCTCCGTGCCGGGAGTCGGCATTTTCTAAGGAGCTGGCATTTTTGCCGCTGAAAGGTAGTGAGGTTCCATGGCTTTGCGTGACAGAATCAGGCAAAATAGCCAAGAAAGAACGCCCGAAGCAGTTGCGCGAGGCTGGATATTTTGCGATACTGCATACATGCGTCTCTTCTTCGTGAGGAGACCATCACCAGTACCACGGCATTTGGGCTCGGTTGAGATGGCGCAGTCAGCTTGCATCGGCAGCGTCCCTTCGGGGCTTCCCGCAAAGCGGGACTGGCAATTGCGGTGGGAGATGAGGGAAGAATGGCCAAGAAAGCCAGCAAGAATATTACGAAGTCGCGTGCGGCTGTTGAGCCCCGCAATTACCTGTTGCCAGAGGCAGTAGGACTCCTGCAGAAGGTCAAGTTTGCCAAGTTCGACGAAACTGTCGACCTGACTCTGCGTTTGGGTGTTGATACCCGCCATGCCGATCAGATGGTCCGCGGAACCGTTGTTCTGCCCCACGGCCTCGGTAAGACGAAAACCGTTGCAGTCATTGCTTCCGGCGATCGTTTGAAGGATGCCGAGGCAGCCGGTGCAGATTTTGTCGGCGGCGAAGAGCTGGTTGAGAAGATTCAAAAGGAAGGCTGGACAGGCTTTGATGCCCTGATCGCCACGCCGGACATGATGAAGTCTGTCGGTCGCCTCGGTAAGGTGCTCGGACCTCGCGGCCTGATGCCAAACCCCAAGACCGGCACGGTAACGCAGGATGTTGCCGCCGCAATCAAGGAAATCAAGGCTGGTAAGGTTGAGTTTCGCGCCGACAAGACCGCTCTGGTGCATGTTCCCGTGGGTAAGCTGAGCTTCCCTCCGGAGAAGCTGGTTGAGAATGCGACCACGGTTCTGGCCAGCGTAATGCGCGCCAAGCCTTCGGCAGCCAAGGGCAAGTATGTCAAGGGAATCACGCTGAGCTCGACGATGGGCCCAGGTGTTCCGATTGACGGCGCCGTGGCAGACGCTGCCGGTAAATAGGCAGACTTAAGAAATTATCCCGTTCTCTTCTTTTGGCCTCTGGCGCAGAGAATCCTGAGTGATTCGATAGCAACAGGAAAGACGAGATATGCGGCCCGGAATCGGGGCGGCGGGCAAAGCGGGCCAGAGGGCAGGAGCGATCAGATGGCATTGACAAGGGCGAGCAAGACGAAAAAGGTTAAGGTTCTGGCAAAAGAGCTGGAGACCTCCACGACGGCAATCATTGGCACCTTTGCCAAGATGACCGTTTCTCAGGATTTTGAACTGCGCAAGCTGATTCGCGGCGCAGGCGGCAAGTATCGCGTTCTCAAGAACAAGCTGGCTGCCAAGGCGAGCGAAGGCACCGCGGTTGAAGAAGCGCTCAAGGGTCTGAAGGGTGTAAGTGCTGCGGCATTTACCTCCGGCGATCCGGTAGAGCTGGCCAAGGTTTTCTCGAAGTGGGTCGGCGACAATGCCGAGTTCACTTTCAAGCTGGGCATCGTTGACGGCAAGCTGATCAGCGTGGACGAAGTTAAGGCTCTGGCCACCATGCCGGGCAAGGAAGAGCTCTTCTCGAAGCTGCTGTTCCTTATCAACTCGCCTGCGCAGCGCCTTGCTACCGTGGTCAACGCTACGGGTCGCGATCTGGCCGTAGTGATCAACGAAGCGGTCAAGGGCGAAAAGTTCTCAGGCGGAGCTGCTCCAGCGGCCAAGGCTGCGGAGCCGGTCGCGGAAGCAGCTCCAGTCGAAGCATCCACGGTCGAAGCAGCGCCAGCCGAAGCAGTGGCTGAGCCTGTTGCCCCGGTTGCAGAGATCGAAACGCAGGCTGAAGCAGCCGTTAATGAAGCGCCGGTTGAAGGTGCGGTTGTTTCTGAAGCGCCTGCGGCTGAGTAATCATCAAGTTTCCCGCTTGACAGCGGCGAGGGGTGCGGGTCTGGGCACGTCGGAAACCTCGCAGTTTGGATGAGCGGTGCAGTAGAAAATTTCAAAAAGAGTCTGGATTGGAGAACAAAATGGCGGATTTGAATCAGTTGGAAGAGCAGATCGTTAGCCTGAGCTTGCTGGAAGCGGCAGCTTTGGTGAAGGCATTGGAAACGCGTCTTGGCGTTTCGGCAGCAGCAGCGGCCCCCGTGGCTGTGGCTGGTGGCGGCGGCGCAGCGGCAGCAGCAGAAGTCGTTGAGCAGACCGAGTTCCAGGTTATCCTCAAGGATGCCGGCGCGAACAAGATCAGCACCATCAAGGCTGTGCGTGAAGTAACCGCGCTCGGTCTGAAGGAAGCAAAGGACTTGGTCGACAGCGCTCCCAAGGCACTCAAGGAGAACGCGAGCAAGGAAGAGGCAGAGACCATCAAGAAGAAGTTTGAAGGTATCGCCACCGTCGAAATCAAGTAATCAGCAATTCGGTAACACGCATTTGCAATTGCGGCGAAGACGCGCTACATTAAAAGTTGCGCGTCTTCCCGTCTCTTTTTGCATTGCTCTAGTCTATGGAGCTGGGCGAGATCAAATGCGTGGTCTGGAAAACACGAAAAAGTGGCATATGCGGGTTTCATGTCCGGGGAATACCAAGCCCCCTGGTCGCGAAAACTGCGCTGTACAACCTCTATATGGTTGATGTCATGAGGGTTGGTAGCTGCTTGCGGAGCGGTTGCCGGCGGGTATCTGGAACTGGCGGGTTGCGGTAGAAGCGAGCTTTGGGATCGGCAAACGTGGGATACAAATTCGGCAAAAGGGCTCAGAACAGTAGCTGCGCTCGTGAGACATCTTGTCTTCGCGAGCACTTATCTGCGTCTGGTCAGGTTTTTGCTTATCTTTCCACGGTCTTTTCGACTGATTCTGATTCCACTTTACCTTTCGCCTGCTGATTCGCCTCGGTCTTAACTCCGATATTCGGGAGTTTAGCCCCAGGTAGTGCATACGGCAAGTGCAATTTTTCTTCCGCAGTGTTTCCGGGCTTCCGGTTGTTAGGTTGGTTGTTTGTTGTCCTTAGCAGGTTGCTTGCGAAATTCAATCGCGTCGTGCAAAGGGCATTTGCAGAAGCGATTTGCTTGACGGAATCCGAACTGGATCCGAAACGAATTGCGGGGATGCAGTACCGCACGAAACATCATTCCGATGTACGCCGATAGCCGTGAGACTCGGGCTGTCGGTACTCTGGCCCTCAAAAGGGGTCGGGACCTCGGGGATACGAGCCTCAGGAGTGAAGCATGCCGAACGAGAATCGCGCCATTCGCAGCCGACTCGATTTTTCCAAGATTCCTACCGCCATCCAGATTCCTAACCTGATCGAAGTGCAGCGTCGCTCCTACGAGCGGTTTCTGCAGATGGATAAGCTCCCCAACGAGCGGGACGATAATGGTTTGCAGTCGGTCTTTACGTCGGTATTCCCGATCACGGACTTCCGCAACATCTCCCAGCTCGACTTTGTGGACTTCTCGATCGGTAACTGGGAGTGCAAGTGCGGTCACCTCAAAGGTCTGCATCACCTGCGCACGGCTTGCGTGAACTGCGGATCCATGGTCATCACCGACCCCTTCCATCCGGGCGACGTACTTTGCCAGCATTGCGGCACGTACAACAAGAACACGCCTGACTTCTGCAACAAGTGCGGCGACCCTGTGGGCCTGCAATTGAAGTACGACCAGCAGGAGTGCGAAGAGCGCGGCATGACCTTCTCTGCGCCGCTCAAGGTGACTGTTCGCCTGACGATTTACGACAAGGATCCCGAAACGGGTTCGAAGACCATTCGCGACATCAAGGAGCAGGAAGTCTTCTTCGGCGATATTCCGCTGATGACGGCCAATGGCACCTTCATCGTGAACGGGACGGAACGTGTCATCGTATCGCAGCTCCACCGTTCGCCAGGCGTCTTCTTTGAGACGGCGAACAACCGCAGCTACTTCCTCGGCAAGATCATTCCGTATCGCGGTTCCTGGGTCGAGTTCGAATACGACCAGAAGAACACGCTCTACGTGCGTATCGATCGCAAGCGCAAGTTCCTCGGCACCATCTTCCTGCGCGCCCTCGGCCTGCGTTCCGACGAAGAGATTTTGAAGACCTTCTACACGGTCGATAAGATTCAGCTCGTCGATGGCAAGCTGATGTGGACCGTTCCTGAGGCTGGCGTAACGACGCATCTGCAAGGCGCAAAGCCGGCACACGCAATCCTCGCCAATGGCGAAGAGATCGCGCACTCCGGTCGCAAGGTCACGGCCTCTGTTCTCAAGGCCCTGCGCGCCAACGGCGTACAGCAGATCGAGATTGAAGCTACCGAGCTCGACGGCACGCTGACCGCTGCCGACGTGATCGATCTCACCACCGGCGAAGTAATCGTCGAGGCCAACACCGAGCTGACCGCCGACCGTCTGCACAAGATTGGCGCCAGCGGCGCGACGACCATTGAGGTCTTCTTCCCCGAGCGCGACGACGTGGGCAACATCATCACCAACACGCTCCGTCGTGACTCCGTGCGCAAGCCGGAAGAAGCGTTGATCGAGATCTACCGCAAGCTGCGGCCAGGCGACCCGCCGACGCTCGATACCGCGACTGCATTGTTCGAAGGCATGTTCTTCGATCAGCGCAAGTACGATTTCTCGCGCGTAGGCCGGTTGAAGTTCAACATCAAGCTCTACGAGAATCAGGACCCCAGCGGCCTCGACAAGCGCACCCTGACTCCCGAAGATTTTTACGCGACCATTCGCTACCTGCTCAAGCTGCGTAAGAACATCGGCAATGTGGACGACATCGATCATCTCGGCAATCGCCGCGTCCGCGCGGTCGGCGAGCTGATGGAGAATCAGTTCCGCATCGGCCTCGTTCGCATGGAGCGCGCCATCAAGGAAAAGATGAGCGTTTATCAGGAGCTGTCGACGGCCATGCCGCACGACCTGATCAACGCCAAGCCGGTTATGGCCGCGATTCGCGAGTTCTTCGGTTCTTCGCAGCTGTCACAGTTCATGGATCAGACCAACCCCCTCTCGGAGATCACGCACAAGCGGCGTCTCTCCGCCCTTGGGCCCGGTGGTCTGTCGCGTGAGCGCGCAGGCTTCGAAGTACGCGACGTCCATCCGACTCACTACGGACGTATCTGCCCGATTGAAACGCCTGAAGGTCCGAACATCGGTTTGATCAGCTCGTTGAGCTGCTTTGCCCGCATCAATGAGTACGGCTTCATTGAGTCTCCTTACCGCAAGGTCAAGGAAGGCCGCATCCTCGACTACGTTGAGGTTGTGAACGCCGGTGACAGCGGTATGCGTGTCGGCGATCATCTCGAAAAGAAGGAAGCATTTCAGCTCATCGCCGATCTGGAAGCAGCCGGCAAGCGCAAGATCGATTGGATGCCGTTCAGCTTCTACCAGTCCGCCTGGGAAGAGGATCGTCACACCATCGCGCAGGCCAACATCAAGTTCAACGAAGAGGGCGTCATCACCGAAGAACTGGTGAATGCGCGTCGTCAAGGGAACTTCGTGCTGGTCAACCGCGCCGAGGTCGACTTCATCGACGTCAGCCCGAAGCAGCTTGTTTCGGTCGCTGCCTCGCTGGTGCCATTCCTCGAGCACGATGACGCGAACCGCGCACTCATGGGTGCGAACATGCAGCGCCAGTCTGTTCCTCTGCTCGTCGCCGAAGCACCCCTGGTCGGTACCGGCATGGAAGGCGTCACTGCTCGCGATTCCGGTGCAGTCATTCTGGCCAAGCGTAACGGTATTGTCGATTCCGTCGATTCCGAGCGCATCATCATCCGCGTAGAAGGAGAGCATCACCCCACGCAGTTGTCGCGTGAGGTTGGTTCGGACATCTATCAGCTCATCAAGTTCAAGCGCTCCAACCAGAACACCTGCATCAACCAGAAGCCGGTTGTACGCGAGGGTGAGCGTGTGATCAAGGGCCAGGTCATCGCCGACGGTCCCTGCACAGAGCAGGGAGAATTGGCGCTCGGACGTAACGTGCTCGTGGCCTTCATGCCCTGGCGCGGTTACAACTTCGAGGACGCGATCCTGATCAGCGAAAAGCTGGTTCGCGAGGACTACTACACTTCGGTTCACATCGAAGAGTTCGAAATCGAAGCACGCGATACGAAGCTGGGACCAGAGGAAATCACCCGTGATATCCCCAACGTCTCAGAGTCTGCATTGCGCGACCTGGACGAGAGCGGCATCATCCGCATCGGCGCCCAGATCAAGCATGGCGACATCCTCGTCGGCAAGGTAACGCCCAAGGGCGAGACCCAGTTGACGCCGGAAGAGAAGCTGCTTCGCGCCATCTTCGGTGAAAAGGCCGGCGATGTTCGCGATGCTTCGCTGACATGCCCTCCAGGTATCGAAGGCACGGTAGTCGACGTCCGCATCTTCTCCCGCAAGGGTCAGGAAAAGGACGAGCGCGCCAAGCAGATTGAAGCGGAGAATACCTCGAAGCTCGAAAAGAACCTGGGCGACGAAATCCGCATTCTTACCGACGAGCGCCTGAAGCGTCTCGACGCGATCCTCGGCAACAAGGAAGTGCTGGCTGACCTGCATGACGAGCGCACCAACAAGCGTCTCCTCACCAAGGGCAACATCCTTGATCGCGAAACCATCGAGCGCATCTCGACCAAGAATCTCAAGCGCATTCGCTTCGCGGACAAAGATCCTCGCGTGAATGAGCAGATCGATGAGATCGAAGAAATGACTTCGCGTCAGATCGAAGTGCTGCGCAAGATCACCAACGAGAAGGTTGCCAAGCTGCAGAAGGGCGATGAACTTTCGCCTGGCGTCATCAAGATGGTCAAGGTGTACATCGCGATGAAGCGCAAGCTGTCGGTCGGCGATAAGATGGCCGGTCGTCACGGTAACAAGGGTGTGATCGCGCGCATTCTTCCGGAAGAAGACATGCCGTACCTGCCCGATGGAACTCCAGTGGAGATCGTACTCAATCCACTCGGTGTACCTTCGCGTATGAACGTCGGTCAGATTCTGGAAACGCATCTCGGCTGGGCCGCTGCCGAGCTCGGCAAGAAGATTGCCGCTCTCGTCGAAGCCAATAGCGAAGCCAACGCTCTGCGCGAGCAGATCAAGGTCAGTTTCAAGGACACAGCAGCGCTGCAACTGCTTCTCGACCTCGACGACACGATGTTGATTCGTGTAGCCAAGGGCATGAAGCGCGGTATCTGGTTCGGCACGGCGGTATTCGACGGCGCGCAGGAAAGCGAAATCAAGGCTCTTCTGCATGCTGCCGGTCTGCCCAGTTCGGGCAAGACAGCGCTCTTCGACGGTATGACGGGCGATCAGTTCGAGCAGCCGGTAACGGTGGGTTACATCTACATGCTCAAGCTCTCGCATCTGGTGGACGACAAGATTCACGCTCGCTCCATCGGACCGTACTCGCTCATCACGCAGCAGCCGCTGGGTGGTAAGGCGCAGTTCGGCGGACAGCGCTTCGGTGAGATGGAAGTATGGGCCCTCGAAGCATACGGCGCCGCTTACATCCTGCAGGAACTGTTGACTGCCAAGTCCGATGACGTCTATGGCCGTACCAAGATCTACGAGGCCATCGTCAAGGGCGAAGCAGCGATCGAGCCAGGCGTGCCCGAATCGTTCAACGTGTTGATCCGCGAGCTTCAGGCGCTTTGCCTGGATGTCGAGCTGATCAAGCGCGCTGATCTGAAAAAGCTGCCGGCACCGGAGTTGATCGACGTAGCCGTAGCTGACTAAGCGTGCAAGCCCGGTCTCTTAAACAAGACCGGGCCTGACTCGCTCCTGCGATTTCTGTCTTCGTATCACGGAGATGTCCAGAGTGGCTTAAGCCACTCCCCAGGGCGGACAAACTCCTGCAGTCTATTCCCTGGGAAACAGCGACGGTCACTGCCGTAAGGCATGCCAAGGAGGGTCGCCTTGTTCCGTTCCAATCCATTCGAACTCACCACGCCGATTAAGGACTTTGACGCAATCCGCATCATGCTGGCTTCTCCCGAGAAGATCCGCAGCTGGTCGCATGGCGAAGTCACCAAGCCGGAGACGATCAACTACCGTACCTTCAAGCCAGAGCGCGACGGCCTCTTCTGCGCCCGTATCTTTGGACCCGTGACGGACTGGGAATGCCTCTGCGGCAAGTACAAGCGCATGAAGCACCGCGGCGTCATCTGCGACAAGTGCGGCGTCGAAGTCACCGTCTCCAAGGTGCGCCGCGAGCGCATGGGCCACATCGAGCTGGCATCGCCCTGCTCGCATGTCTGGTTCTTCAAGGGACTGCCTTCGCGTATCGGTCACCTGCTCGACATCTCGCTGCGTGACCTCGAAAGCATTCTCTACTTCGAGTCCTACGTTGTCGTCGATCCAGGCGACGCGCCGGTCAAAGAGCGCGAAGTCATCAAGGACGAGAATCGTTTCCGCGAGCTCGACCAGCAATATCGCCCCACTGGCTTCAAAGCCATGATGGGCGCCGAGGCCATCAAGGAGCTTCTCAAGCGCGTCAACTCCGACGAACTTTCCGTCGAGATGCGCGAAAAGATGAAGACCGAAACCTCGGTTCAGAAGAAGATCAAGTACTCCAAGCGCCTCAAAGTCGTCGAAGCCTTCCGCAAGTCCGGCAACAAGCCGCAGTGGATGATCCTCGACGTACTGCCCGTAATTCCTCCCGAATTACGCCCACTCGTTCCACTTGACGGCGGCCGTTTTGCGACCTCCGATCTGAACGACCTCTATCGCCGCGTCATCAACCGCAACAACCGGTTGAAGAAGCTGATGGACCTGCACGCTCCCGAAGTCATCGTGCGCAACGAAAAGCGCATGTTGCAGGAAGCTGTCGATGCGCTGTTTGACAACGGCCGTCGCGGCCGCGTTCTGCGCGGTGCCAACAACCGTCCGCTCAAGTCGCTCTCCGATACCCTCAAGGGCAAGCAGGGCCGCTTCCGTCAGAACCTCCTCGGCAAGCGCGTCGACTACTCCGGCCGTTCGGTCATCGTCGTCGGCCCCGAGCTGAAGCTGCACCAGTGCGGTCTTCCCAAGAAGATGGCGCTCGAACTCTTCAAGCCCTTCATCTATCACCGCCTCGAACAGACCGGCCACTGCACCACCATCAAGCAGGCCAAAGAGATGGTTGAAATGCAGGAGCCCGTGGTCTGGGACATCCTCGAAGAAGTCATCAAGGATCACCCCATCCTGCTGAACCGCGCTCCTACGCTTCACCGTCTCGGTATTCAAGCGTTTGAGCCGGTGCTCGTCGAGGGCAAGGCCATCAAGATTCACCCGCTCGTCTGTACCGCTTTCAACGCGGACTTCGACGGCGATCAGATGGCTGTTCACATCCCGCTGTCGCCCGAAGCGCAGATTGAAGCCAGCGTGCTCATGCTCGCCGCGCACAACATTCTGTCGCCCGCATCCGGTCAGCCCATCACGGTTCCTACGCAGGATCTCGTGCTCGGCCTCTATTACCTGACGAAGTCCAAGGCTGGCGCCAAGGGCGAAGGTCGCACTTTTGCCAACGCTGAAGAGGTTCTCATGGCCCTCGAAGCAGCAGAAGTCGAGACGCTCTCGCCGATCCGTCTGCGCTACTCCGGCACAGTGCTGGATATGACCACTGCCTATGACGATCAAGACCTGATGCACACCGATCCGGTCGAGTTCAACAAGCAGTTCATCTCCACCACCGTCGGGCGCACCATTCTGAACGACGCACTGCCGGAAGGCATGCCGTTCATCAATGGCCTGCTCAAGAAAAAGGGCATTGGACAACTGGTCAGCTATTGCAACCAGAACCTCGGCCTCGAAATCACCGTGCGCATGCTCGATCGCATCAAGGAACTCGGCTTCCAGTACGCCACGCGTTCTGGTCTCTCCGTCGGCCTCGATGACATGGTTATCCCCGCATCCAAGTACACCACTGTCTCCGACGCTGACCACAAGGTCATCGAGGTTCAGCAGCAGTACCTGGACGGAGCCATCACCAACGGCGAGCGCTCCAACAAGGTCATCCAGATCTGGTCGGCAGTTACCGAACAGGTCGCCGATGAGATGTTCGGCAACATGAAGCAGGCCGATAAAGACGGCGTCATGAACCCGATCTACATCATGGCCGACTCCGGTGCTCGTGGTTCC comes from the Acidicapsa ligni genome and includes:
- the rpoC gene encoding DNA-directed RNA polymerase subunit beta'; translated protein: MFRSNPFELTTPIKDFDAIRIMLASPEKIRSWSHGEVTKPETINYRTFKPERDGLFCARIFGPVTDWECLCGKYKRMKHRGVICDKCGVEVTVSKVRRERMGHIELASPCSHVWFFKGLPSRIGHLLDISLRDLESILYFESYVVVDPGDAPVKEREVIKDENRFRELDQQYRPTGFKAMMGAEAIKELLKRVNSDELSVEMREKMKTETSVQKKIKYSKRLKVVEAFRKSGNKPQWMILDVLPVIPPELRPLVPLDGGRFATSDLNDLYRRVINRNNRLKKLMDLHAPEVIVRNEKRMLQEAVDALFDNGRRGRVLRGANNRPLKSLSDTLKGKQGRFRQNLLGKRVDYSGRSVIVVGPELKLHQCGLPKKMALELFKPFIYHRLEQTGHCTTIKQAKEMVEMQEPVVWDILEEVIKDHPILLNRAPTLHRLGIQAFEPVLVEGKAIKIHPLVCTAFNADFDGDQMAVHIPLSPEAQIEASVLMLAAHNILSPASGQPITVPTQDLVLGLYYLTKSKAGAKGEGRTFANAEEVLMALEAAEVETLSPIRLRYSGTVLDMTTAYDDQDLMHTDPVEFNKQFISTTVGRTILNDALPEGMPFINGLLKKKGIGQLVSYCNQNLGLEITVRMLDRIKELGFQYATRSGLSVGLDDMVIPASKYTTVSDADHKVIEVQQQYLDGAITNGERSNKVIQIWSAVTEQVADEMFGNMKQADKDGVMNPIYIMADSGARGSKQQIRQLSGMRGLMAKPSGEVIETPITANFREGLTVLEYFISTHGARKGLADTALKTADSGYLTRRLVDVAQDVIVTEMDCGTVEGIYVSPIVESGEIIEPLRDRIIGRVSLERIKDFDGNVVIDVNQQIDEEIASAIQGAGVERVKIRSVLTCESRRGVCALCYGRNLGSGRMVELGETCGVIAAQSIGEPGTQLTMRTFHVGGTASRVSDKSRLDAKNNGTVHFINLNTVKSEKDGMLVAMNRSGSVAIVDDRGREKERYQVVYGARLRVEDGQKVSLGDQLAEWDPYTYAVLTEIGGAVQFKDLQEGITLNEEVDEVTGLSRLVVADAPDEKRQPAIWINGAKGKKRYLMPSRAHLMVLDGDTVGPGDILAKIPRESTRTKDITGGLPRVVELFEARKPRETAIISEIDGVVRFGEVAKGQRKIYVTADNGEEKEYSVPRGVHVNIQEGERLSAGDPLMDGPLNPHDILAVLGEKLLQAYLVNEIQEVYRLQGVTISDKHIEVIVRQMLRWVRIEDVGDTNFLLEQQVDRFRFNEENERVLALGQRPSIGRPLLLGITKASLSTDSFISAASFQETTRVLTEASINGAIDGLRGLKENVIVGRLIPAGTGLDYYRSVQLSPELEEAAERVKQEVTAEFEAQERELEMMRQEGEAEEMAAE